One Dictyoglomus turgidum DSM 6724 DNA window includes the following coding sequences:
- the purD gene encoding phosphoribosylamine--glycine ligase, whose protein sequence is MKVLVVGSGGREHAICWKLSQDSNVDKIYAIPGNAGISSIANCLPFKVEDIDSIVKFAKENRIDWTIVGPELPLAIGISDKFKENGLEIWGPVKNLAKLEASKAFAKEIMRKAGIPTANFRIFDNFGDIKEFLKKERYPLVIKADGLAAGKGVFIVNNVEEGLEIANKLFNEEILGEAGKKVVVEEFLNGREFSLIAAIKGEEIYYLPPAQDYKRIGEGNTGPNTGGMGSYAPVPWIDERLIKVCDEKIFKPLMDEIHKMGLQYEGFLYGGLILVDGEPYVLEFNVRLGDPEAQVILPLLDFSFLSFKEGTWKDKKIKDKKAVCVVLASKGYPGNYEVGREIKIRESEEVIIFHAGTKWVDGKLVTAGGRVLNVVALGESFKEARDKVYKNINNISFENMYYRKDIALEVENL, encoded by the coding sequence ATGAAAGTTTTAGTTGTAGGAAGTGGGGGAAGAGAGCATGCTATTTGTTGGAAACTCTCACAGGATAGTAATGTGGATAAGATTTATGCTATTCCTGGAAATGCAGGGATAAGTAGTATTGCTAATTGTCTACCTTTTAAGGTTGAAGATATAGACTCTATAGTAAAGTTTGCTAAAGAAAATAGAATAGATTGGACGATAGTGGGACCAGAATTACCTCTTGCTATTGGGATATCTGACAAATTTAAAGAAAATGGATTAGAGATATGGGGTCCTGTTAAAAATTTGGCAAAACTTGAAGCTAGCAAGGCTTTTGCAAAGGAGATTATGAGGAAGGCTGGAATACCAACTGCAAATTTTAGAATTTTTGATAATTTTGGTGATATAAAAGAATTTTTAAAAAAGGAAAGATATCCATTGGTAATAAAGGCTGATGGACTTGCTGCAGGAAAGGGCGTGTTTATTGTAAATAATGTAGAGGAAGGATTAGAAATTGCTAATAAACTTTTTAACGAAGAGATTTTGGGAGAGGCTGGAAAGAAAGTGGTTGTTGAAGAATTTCTTAATGGTAGAGAATTTTCTCTTATTGCAGCAATTAAGGGGGAGGAGATTTATTATTTACCACCTGCTCAGGATTATAAAAGAATAGGAGAGGGTAATACTGGACCTAATACTGGAGGAATGGGGTCTTACGCTCCTGTACCTTGGATAGATGAGAGGCTTATTAAGGTATGTGATGAAAAGATTTTTAAGCCTCTTATGGATGAAATTCATAAAATGGGACTTCAATACGAAGGTTTCTTATATGGTGGGCTTATATTGGTGGATGGAGAGCCTTATGTTCTTGAATTTAATGTAAGACTTGGAGATCCAGAAGCACAAGTTATCTTACCACTTTTAGATTTTTCCTTTCTTTCCTTTAAAGAGGGGACATGGAAAGACAAAAAGATAAAGGATAAAAAAGCTGTTTGTGTAGTGCTTGCTTCAAAAGGGTATCCTGGGAACTACGAAGTGGGACGAGAGATAAAAATAAGGGAAAGTGAAGAAGTAATTATATTTCATGCGGGTACTAAATGGGTTGATGGTAAGCTCGTTACTGCTGGAGGTAGAGTGTTAAATGTGGTTGCTCTTGGAGAGAGTTTTAAAGAGGCAAGAGATAAGGTCTATAAAAATATCAATAATATTAGCTTTGAGAACATGTATTACCGGAAAGACATTGCCCTTGAGGTGGAAAATCTATAA
- the speB gene encoding agmatinase: protein MQQYRYTPSFGGLPSRNPEDSKVLIISCPLETTTTYKKGTREGPQAILLASYNLELYDEELDDIPAEVGIYTHPDLSLSLGNLKKALEEIENFTFNIIDYKHFPVFLGGEHTITKAILRAYTKKYDSFSILHLDAHSDLRGEYEGTENSHACALREASEKIKIVQVGIRSMSEEEKDYVKERENIKIYFDYKLQEKFDAFVVEDILKNLEEEVYITLDFDVFNPSEMPAVGTPEPGGLSWYQVLYLLREVFKNKKVIGADFVEFSPIPGLVYPDYMAARLIYKTIGYYKKYSLRA from the coding sequence ATGCAGCAGTATAGATATACACCCTCCTTTGGGGGCCTTCCCTCTAGAAATCCTGAAGATTCAAAAGTACTCATTATCTCATGTCCTCTTGAAACAACAACTACCTATAAAAAGGGTACCAGGGAAGGTCCCCAAGCAATATTGTTGGCTTCTTATAATTTAGAGCTTTATGATGAGGAGCTCGATGATATTCCTGCTGAAGTAGGGATATATACTCACCCAGATCTTTCTTTATCCTTAGGGAATTTAAAAAAAGCTCTTGAAGAAATAGAAAATTTTACCTTCAATATTATTGATTACAAACATTTTCCTGTTTTTTTAGGTGGGGAGCATACAATTACTAAGGCGATATTAAGAGCATATACTAAGAAATATGATAGTTTTTCTATATTACATCTTGACGCTCACTCGGATTTAAGAGGTGAATACGAGGGGACAGAAAATAGCCATGCTTGTGCCTTAAGAGAGGCTTCGGAGAAAATTAAGATAGTTCAGGTTGGTATAAGAAGTATGTCTGAGGAAGAAAAAGATTATGTTAAAGAGAGAGAGAACATAAAAATATATTTTGACTACAAACTTCAAGAGAAATTTGATGCCTTTGTAGTTGAGGATATCTTAAAGAATTTAGAGGAAGAAGTTTATATAACTCTTGATTTTGATGTGTTCAATCCTTCAGAAATGCCTGCTGTGGGTACGCCGGAGCCTGGAGGACTTTCTTGGTATCAAGTACTTTATTTGTTAAGAGAGGTTTTCAAAAATAAAAAAGTTATAGGGGCCGATTTTGTGGAATTTTCTCCAATTCCAGGATTAGTGTATCCTGATTATATGGCAGCAAGGCTAATTTATAAAACTATAGGTTATTATAAAAAATATTCTTTAAGAGCATGA
- the purM gene encoding phosphoribosylformylglycinamidine cyclo-ligase has translation MFWKEDGKKRKGKAITYSLSGVSINKVERALEEVKGYIVSTYKPYVFNYWNSFASVIKIPFQEYKNPLIITSTDGVGTKLIIALKHNRLDTIGDDLLAMNVNDILTAGAKPLIFMDYFAGSKIDPEVYKRVIISIANACKKVDCSLVGGETAEMPGIYRGKEIDLVGFVVGIVEEENLLPKMDRIKEGNVLIGVASSGLHSNGYSLVRYILRKKRISLKKKIDGYDLLEEILRPTKIYPPVVLPLLEKYRDNILGIAHITGGGIPGNLPRILPKNIQAEIDSSSWDIPWIFKFFIKKGNLTWKEAFRVFNMGIGLILIVSGRAEEILIDLKDLGEKAYIIGELNKGERGVKIAWKENVLEF, from the coding sequence ATGTTTTGGAAAGAAGATGGTAAAAAAAGAAAAGGGAAAGCTATTACTTATAGTTTAAGTGGAGTAAGTATAAATAAGGTTGAAAGAGCTCTTGAAGAAGTTAAAGGATACATTGTCTCTACTTATAAACCTTACGTATTTAATTATTGGAACAGTTTTGCTAGTGTTATTAAAATTCCTTTTCAGGAGTATAAGAATCCGCTTATTATTACAAGTACTGATGGGGTAGGGACAAAACTTATTATAGCTTTGAAACATAACCGTTTAGACACCATAGGAGATGATCTTTTAGCAATGAATGTTAATGATATACTTACCGCAGGAGCGAAGCCTTTGATTTTTATGGATTACTTTGCAGGAAGTAAGATAGATCCAGAGGTGTATAAGAGGGTTATCATAAGTATTGCTAATGCTTGTAAGAAGGTAGATTGTAGTCTTGTCGGAGGAGAGACTGCAGAAATGCCAGGAATATATAGAGGTAAAGAAATAGATCTTGTAGGATTCGTAGTTGGTATTGTTGAAGAAGAAAATTTACTCCCTAAGATGGATAGAATTAAAGAAGGAAATGTTTTAATAGGAGTAGCTTCTTCTGGACTTCATAGTAACGGGTATTCATTAGTAAGATATATTTTGAGGAAAAAGAGAATCTCCCTCAAAAAAAAGATAGATGGATATGATTTGCTTGAAGAAATACTAAGGCCCACTAAAATTTACCCACCTGTAGTTCTGCCCTTGTTAGAAAAATATAGGGATAATATTTTGGGAATAGCCCATATAACTGGGGGTGGCATACCCGGAAACCTCCCCAGGATTCTTCCTAAAAATATTCAGGCAGAAATAGATTCTTCTTCTTGGGATATACCTTGGATTTTTAAATTCTTTATTAAAAAGGGTAATTTAACTTGGAAGGAAGCCTTTAGAGTATTTAATATGGGAATAGGACTAATACTTATTGTTTCAGGAAGAGCAGAGGAGATTTTAATAGACTTAAAAGATTTGGGAGAGAAAGCTTATATTATTGGTGAATTAAATAAGGGAGAAAGAGGAGTAAAGATCGCATGGAAAGAAAACGTCTTGGAGTTTTAG
- the purS gene encoding phosphoribosylformylglycinamidine synthase subunit PurS, producing MKKWTVILEIFLKEGIFDPQGKTVKDALHNLGFKEVEEVRIGKVLKIDILGENKEEIISKVKKMSEIFLANPVTEDFVIRVEE from the coding sequence GTGAAAAAGTGGACAGTAATTTTAGAGATATTTTTGAAAGAGGGTATTTTTGATCCTCAAGGAAAGACGGTTAAAGATGCTCTCCATAATTTGGGTTTTAAGGAAGTGGAAGAGGTAAGAATAGGAAAAGTACTCAAGATAGATATCCTTGGAGAGAACAAGGAAGAGATTATTAGTAAGGTAAAAAAAATGAGTGAAATCTTTCTTGCAAATCCTGTTACTGAAGATTTTGTTATAAGGGTGGAAGAATGA
- the purN gene encoding phosphoribosylglycinamide formyltransferase — protein MERKRLGVLVSGRGSNLQALIDASKDENYPAEVVVVISNNPSAYAIERAKRENIPVFVIRREDYKSKKEYEEKIKEVLQNFKVDLVVLAGYMKIVGKTLLEAFPNRIINIHPSLLPSFPGLEAQRQAWEYGVKISGCTVHFVDEGIDSGPIIGQRAVPVYDDDTPATLAERILQEEHKLIVESVKKILTEDFEIIGRRVVFKKRG, from the coding sequence ATGGAAAGAAAACGTCTTGGAGTTTTAGTCTCAGGGAGAGGATCGAATCTTCAGGCATTGATTGATGCATCTAAGGATGAGAATTATCCTGCAGAGGTTGTAGTGGTTATAAGTAATAATCCTTCTGCTTATGCTATAGAGAGGGCAAAAAGAGAAAATATTCCTGTATTTGTAATAAGAAGGGAAGATTATAAAAGCAAAAAGGAGTATGAAGAGAAAATAAAAGAGGTTCTACAGAATTTTAAAGTAGATCTAGTAGTTCTTGCTGGGTATATGAAGATTGTGGGTAAGACCCTACTTGAAGCTTTTCCCAATAGGATTATAAATATTCATCCATCTCTTCTCCCTTCTTTTCCTGGACTTGAAGCTCAGAGACAAGCTTGGGAGTATGGAGTAAAAATCTCGGGTTGTACTGTGCATTTTGTGGATGAAGGTATAGACTCGGGTCCTATAATTGGACAAAGAGCAGTTCCTGTCTATGATGATGATACTCCTGCGACTTTAGCAGAAAGAATTCTTCAAGAGGAACATAAGCTTATAGTTGAGTCGGTGAAAAAAATATTAACGGAAGATTTTGAGATAATTGGAAGGAGAGTAGTTTTTAAGAAGAGGGGGTAA
- the purL gene encoding phosphoribosylformylglycinamidine synthase subunit PurL translates to MGVFGLKEEEIKHAIKLLGREPNDLEWSVISVIWSEHCSYKHSRKYLKDFLTKAEWVEQGPGENAGIVNLGDGYRVVFKIESHNHPSAVEPFQGAATGVGGIVRDILAIGARPIALLDSLRFGPIEKGRNKYLFEGVVGGISFYGNCIGVPVVGGEIVFEDCYSSNPLVNVMCIGLLTPGQKSYRGKAEGKGNLLLLVGAKTGRDGLQGASFASEKLDDEVHKKRPSVQVGDPFLGKLLIESCLEAASTEGVIGIQDLGAAGLVSSLSESARRGRSGVKVYLDKVPQREENMTAEEILLSESQERMLLVIKPEKAEEIISIFKKWDLEAEIIGEVIEEEKFVVYFKGEKVVDLPTELLVDGSLIFDPPYKDYEVPNLAFDFGSRVKKEHVNRFLEELVNDLFIKEKIYRQYDYSVQTNTVFSPGFGDAAVLRIKGTNKGIAVVVDGNGRYCYLNPKRGAMYAVTEACRNILCVGGRPLAITDGLNFGDPDEAEVFYQFRETIKGIDLASRALEIPIVSGNVSFYNGQAENTIFPTPIIGMVGILEDLSYLIKPGFKVVGNPVYLIGDFSWLSLGGSKFIKDIFGKIEGEPPYVDLIWERKLKFFMEEIRKERDIVLSAHDISEGGLLSTLLEMSFWGEKGVEIVLPSDKIENLIGEGSGLIVVEINKDKEIKYLDFIEKYGLKTQKIGIVKEKEFIVEPFIKRNINEFLRRR, encoded by the coding sequence ATGGGTGTATTTGGGCTTAAAGAGGAAGAAATAAAGCATGCTATTAAACTACTGGGAAGGGAACCTAATGATTTAGAGTGGTCTGTAATATCGGTTATATGGTCAGAACATTGTAGTTATAAACATTCAAGGAAATATCTGAAGGATTTTCTTACTAAAGCAGAGTGGGTAGAACAAGGTCCAGGAGAGAATGCTGGAATAGTAAATTTAGGGGATGGATATAGAGTAGTTTTTAAGATAGAAAGTCATAATCATCCCTCAGCTGTAGAACCTTTTCAGGGAGCGGCAACAGGAGTTGGAGGTATAGTAAGGGATATACTTGCTATTGGAGCAAGACCTATAGCTTTGCTTGATTCTCTTAGATTTGGACCTATTGAAAAAGGAAGAAATAAATATTTGTTTGAGGGAGTTGTAGGTGGAATTAGTTTTTACGGGAACTGTATAGGAGTTCCTGTGGTAGGGGGAGAGATTGTCTTTGAGGATTGCTATTCCTCAAATCCTTTAGTAAATGTGATGTGTATTGGTTTACTGACTCCAGGACAAAAATCATATAGAGGTAAAGCTGAAGGCAAGGGAAATCTTCTACTTCTTGTAGGAGCAAAAACAGGAAGAGATGGTTTACAAGGTGCAAGTTTTGCTTCAGAGAAGTTAGATGATGAGGTACATAAGAAAAGACCCTCTGTTCAAGTAGGAGATCCTTTTTTGGGGAAGCTTTTGATTGAATCTTGCTTAGAAGCAGCCTCTACTGAGGGGGTAATCGGAATTCAGGATCTTGGTGCTGCAGGACTGGTTAGCAGCCTCTCAGAATCTGCAAGAAGGGGAAGAAGTGGAGTGAAGGTATATTTAGATAAAGTTCCTCAAAGAGAAGAGAATATGACTGCAGAAGAGATATTACTTTCAGAATCTCAAGAAAGAATGCTTCTTGTTATAAAACCAGAGAAAGCAGAGGAGATAATAAGTATATTTAAGAAATGGGATTTAGAGGCAGAAATTATAGGCGAAGTAATAGAGGAGGAAAAGTTTGTTGTCTATTTCAAGGGAGAAAAAGTTGTCGATCTTCCTACGGAGCTTCTTGTGGATGGATCTTTGATTTTTGATCCTCCTTATAAAGACTATGAGGTTCCAAATTTAGCTTTCGATTTCGGCTCTCGAGTCAAGAAAGAGCATGTGAATAGATTTTTGGAAGAGCTTGTTAATGATCTATTTATAAAAGAGAAGATATATCGTCAGTATGATTATTCAGTACAAACTAATACGGTTTTTTCTCCTGGATTCGGAGATGCCGCTGTTTTAAGAATAAAGGGAACTAATAAGGGTATTGCTGTAGTCGTTGACGGAAATGGAAGATACTGTTACCTTAATCCTAAGAGAGGTGCCATGTATGCTGTTACAGAAGCATGTAGAAATATTTTATGTGTTGGAGGAAGACCTTTAGCAATTACTGATGGACTTAACTTTGGTGATCCTGATGAAGCAGAAGTGTTTTATCAGTTTAGAGAAACGATAAAAGGGATAGACCTTGCCTCAAGGGCTCTTGAAATACCAATAGTAAGTGGGAATGTTAGCTTTTATAATGGACAAGCTGAAAATACTATATTTCCAACTCCAATTATAGGTATGGTTGGTATTCTGGAAGATTTAAGTTATTTAATAAAACCTGGATTTAAAGTGGTTGGAAATCCTGTTTATTTAATAGGGGATTTTTCTTGGTTATCCTTAGGAGGATCTAAATTCATAAAGGACATATTTGGTAAGATAGAAGGAGAACCTCCTTATGTAGATCTCATATGGGAGAGAAAACTAAAGTTTTTCATGGAGGAGATAAGAAAAGAAAGGGATATTGTCCTGTCAGCTCATGATATAAGTGAGGGTGGGCTTCTTAGTACTCTTCTTGAGATGAGCTTCTGGGGAGAGAAAGGAGTAGAAATAGTTTTGCCCTCAGATAAAATTGAGAATTTAATTGGAGAAGGCTCAGGTTTAATAGTAGTTGAGATTAATAAAGACAAAGAAATAAAGTATTTAGATTTTATAGAGAAATACGGATTAAAAACTCAAAAAATTGGTATAGTAAAAGAGAAGGAATTTATAGTAGAGCCTTTTATTAAAAGGAATATTAATGAATTTTTACGAAGAAGGTGA
- the purQ gene encoding phosphoribosylformylglycinamidine synthase subunit PurQ has translation MRVGVVVFPGTNCDMDTYHALRLVGHDPVYLWHKEHDLKNVDVVILPGGFSYGDYLRAGAIARFSPIMNEIIDFAKKGGYVLGICNGFQILLEAGLLPGAMLPNITNSFICKEVFLEVINNNTLFLKNYKVGEILKMPIAHKEGRYYISKRELEELKENNQIVLKYYGENPNGSLENIAGIINKKGNVMGLMPHPERAVEEILGSTSGLNLFLTLLE, from the coding sequence ATGAGGGTTGGAGTTGTAGTTTTTCCAGGCACAAATTGTGATATGGATACTTATCATGCTTTGAGATTGGTAGGACATGATCCAGTCTATTTATGGCATAAAGAACACGATTTAAAAAATGTAGATGTAGTTATTCTTCCTGGCGGTTTTTCTTATGGGGATTATTTGAGGGCAGGAGCTATTGCGAGGTTTTCTCCTATAATGAATGAAATTATAGATTTTGCTAAAAAGGGTGGCTATGTATTGGGAATATGCAATGGTTTTCAAATTCTTCTTGAGGCTGGTCTTCTTCCTGGGGCTATGCTTCCTAATATTACTAATTCTTTTATATGTAAGGAAGTTTTCTTAGAGGTAATTAACAATAATACTCTGTTTTTAAAAAATTACAAAGTTGGTGAGATTCTTAAGATGCCCATAGCTCATAAAGAGGGAAGATATTACATCTCTAAAAGGGAACTTGAAGAATTAAAGGAAAATAACCAAATAGTGCTTAAATATTACGGTGAAAACCCTAATGGGTCTTTGGAGAATATTGCTGGTATTATAAATAAAAAAGGAAATGTTATGGGACTTATGCCTCATCCTGAGAGAGCTGTAGAAGAGATTCTTGGTAGCACCTCAGGTTTAAATCTATTTTTAACTTTATTAGAATAA
- the wecB gene encoding non-hydrolyzing UDP-N-acetylglucosamine 2-epimerase, with protein sequence MSKKKISLVFGTRPEAIKMAPVAKALKDSEFFEVQIILTAQHRELLDQVMEIFDLKGDYDLNIMQEKQTLTQITVKVLEGLDFIWQKDPPHMVLVHGDTTTTFSASLAAFYKKLPVGHVEAGLRTYDKYQPYPEEMNRHLTGVLADLHFAPTKKAKENLINERISEKNIFITGNTVIDTLLFVHKNMDKLKPSKLVEELPEKFILVTAHRRENWGEPLKNIVLALDEILRRFDDLYVVFPVHPNPIVKEQVYSILGKNKKAILIPPVDYITMVYLLDKCYLVLTDSGGLQEEAPSLGKPVLVLREVTERPEAVEAGTVKIVGTYKENIIKELRTLILDKEEYTRMSKAINPYGDGRASERIRDILLYYFGFRDFPPVEFNP encoded by the coding sequence ATGAGTAAAAAGAAGATATCTCTTGTATTTGGTACAAGACCCGAAGCCATAAAGATGGCACCTGTAGCAAAGGCTTTAAAGGATTCTGAATTTTTTGAGGTTCAGATTATATTAACAGCTCAGCATAGAGAGCTTTTAGATCAAGTGATGGAAATTTTTGACTTAAAAGGGGATTATGATTTAAATATTATGCAAGAGAAACAAACTCTTACCCAAATTACTGTAAAGGTTCTTGAGGGTCTTGATTTTATATGGCAGAAAGATCCTCCTCATATGGTACTTGTTCATGGAGATACTACTACAACTTTTTCTGCGAGTCTTGCAGCATTTTATAAAAAACTCCCTGTAGGACATGTAGAAGCTGGATTAAGAACTTATGATAAATATCAGCCGTATCCTGAAGAAATGAATAGGCATCTTACTGGAGTTCTTGCAGACTTACATTTTGCTCCAACTAAAAAGGCAAAAGAGAATTTAATAAATGAAAGAATATCTGAAAAAAACATATTTATAACAGGAAATACTGTCATAGATACATTACTCTTTGTCCATAAGAATATGGATAAACTAAAACCCTCAAAATTAGTCGAAGAACTTCCGGAAAAATTTATTCTCGTTACTGCTCATCGAAGAGAAAATTGGGGAGAACCCCTTAAAAACATTGTCTTAGCTTTAGACGAGATTTTAAGAAGGTTTGATGATCTTTATGTGGTATTTCCAGTTCACCCTAACCCCATAGTAAAAGAACAAGTATATTCAATACTTGGAAAAAATAAAAAGGCTATATTGATTCCTCCAGTAGACTATATAACTATGGTATATCTATTAGATAAGTGTTATCTTGTTTTGACCGATTCTGGTGGATTGCAAGAAGAGGCCCCATCCTTAGGAAAGCCTGTTCTTGTTTTAAGAGAAGTTACAGAAAGGCCTGAGGCAGTAGAAGCGGGGACTGTGAAGATTGTTGGGACGTATAAGGAGAATATTATAAAAGAATTGAGAACTCTTATCCTTGATAAAGAAGAATACACTCGCATGTCTAAAGCAATAAACCCTTATGGAGATGGTAGGGCAAGTGAAAGAATAAGAGACATACTTCTTTATTACTTTGGATTTAGAGATTTTCCTCCAGTGGAATTTAATCCATGA
- the speD gene encoding adenosylmethionine decarboxylase — translation MLGPHLVLDLYGCPKEKLEDVKFIYDLLDELPEQIGMQKIMPPYVMRYVPEDDPLDWGISGVVLIAESHIAIHTWPDLNYASVDIFSCKTFNIDLAKELIEKKLSAQKTEWEILVRGREFPINLLKRGRNAAV, via the coding sequence ATGTTAGGACCGCACTTAGTTTTAGATTTATATGGTTGTCCAAAAGAGAAGTTGGAAGATGTAAAATTTATTTACGATCTCCTGGATGAGCTTCCAGAACAGATTGGCATGCAAAAAATCATGCCACCTTATGTGATGAGGTATGTTCCTGAGGATGATCCATTGGATTGGGGAATATCAGGTGTGGTATTGATTGCTGAGAGCCATATAGCGATTCATACCTGGCCAGATTTAAACTATGCTAGTGTAGATATCTTTTCTTGTAAGACCTTTAACATTGACCTTGCAAAAGAATTAATCGAAAAGAAACTTTCTGCCCAAAAAACAGAGTGGGAAATCTTGGTAAGAGGTAGAGAATTTCCTATCAATCTCCTTAAAAGAGGAAGGAATGCAGCAGTATAG
- the purF gene encoding amidophosphoribosyltransferase, with translation MKIREECGVVGVVTKEKGQASFIAYRVLLKLQHRGQESVGIVTFSGNDHYLHKNFGLVSQVFNEEILKRLKGRIAIGHVRYSTSGKSKEENIQPFLVNLPRYGYVALAHNGHIANSDSLRRVLEKDGVIFQSSSDTEVILHLIAKSQKTTLKERLKEALSKLEGSYSLVIGSEEGIYGIRDPYGFRPLFLGRLYDGTFIFASETCALKEYHLVDLLEIEPGEIIYINKNGEINRERFLESSISRFCLFEFIYFSRPDSIYDGKTVYYYRKEMGKVLAKESPVDADWVVPVPDSGIPAAIGYSEESGIPLQMLLMRSHYVGRTFIQPKQKERESGVRMKFLFIGDLIKGKRIVLVDDSLVRGTTGRILAEKLREEGAKEVHLRLSSPPLIHPCHYGVDIPNTKELISYYYSPEEISKILGFDSVAFLSMEGLLSILPERGYCGECFGKKMVKKEKGKLLLIV, from the coding sequence ATGAAGATAAGAGAGGAGTGTGGGGTTGTAGGTGTAGTTACTAAAGAAAAAGGACAGGCAAGTTTTATAGCCTATAGGGTACTTTTGAAATTGCAACATAGAGGACAAGAAAGTGTTGGTATTGTGACTTTTTCCGGTAATGATCATTATTTGCATAAAAATTTTGGACTTGTCTCTCAAGTTTTTAATGAGGAGATATTGAAGAGATTAAAAGGTAGAATTGCTATAGGACATGTAAGATACTCTACCTCTGGAAAGTCAAAGGAAGAAAATATACAGCCCTTCTTAGTTAATTTGCCAAGATATGGTTATGTTGCCCTTGCTCATAATGGACACATAGCTAATTCGGATTCTTTGCGAAGAGTTTTGGAAAAGGATGGAGTTATTTTTCAAAGCAGTTCTGATACAGAAGTGATTTTACATCTTATAGCCAAATCTCAAAAGACTACATTAAAAGAAAGACTAAAAGAAGCCTTATCAAAATTAGAAGGTAGTTATTCTCTGGTTATTGGGTCTGAGGAAGGCATATATGGAATTAGAGATCCTTATGGTTTTAGACCTCTTTTCTTAGGGAGACTTTATGATGGTACCTTTATTTTTGCCTCTGAGACTTGTGCTTTAAAAGAATATCATTTGGTTGATCTTTTAGAAATAGAGCCGGGTGAAATAATTTATATCAATAAAAATGGGGAGATAAATAGAGAAAGATTTTTAGAAAGTAGTATTTCAAGATTTTGTCTTTTTGAGTTCATTTATTTCTCAAGACCTGATAGTATATATGATGGGAAGACGGTATATTACTATCGAAAAGAAATGGGAAAGGTTCTGGCCAAAGAATCTCCCGTTGATGCAGATTGGGTTGTTCCAGTGCCCGACTCAGGTATTCCTGCAGCAATAGGATACAGTGAAGAATCTGGCATTCCTTTGCAAATGTTACTTATGAGAAGTCATTATGTGGGACGAACTTTTATCCAGCCAAAACAAAAAGAAAGAGAGTCGGGGGTAAGAATGAAGTTTCTTTTTATAGGTGATTTAATCAAAGGGAAAAGAATTGTTCTTGTAGATGACTCTTTGGTGAGGGGAACTACTGGTAGAATTCTTGCTGAAAAGTTAAGGGAAGAGGGTGCAAAAGAGGTACATTTAAGACTTTCCTCTCCACCTCTTATTCATCCTTGCCATTATGGAGTAGACATCCCCAATACCAAGGAGCTAATTAGTTATTACTATTCTCCAGAGGAGATTTCAAAAATTCTAGGCTTTGATTCTGTGGCTTTTTTAAGCATGGAAGGACTTTTAAGTATTCTTCCAGAAAGGGGATATTGCGGAGAATGTTTTGGAAAGAAGATGGTAAAAAAAGAAAAGGGAAAGCTATTACTTATAGTTTAA